The Chloroflexota bacterium DNA window CATCATTAAATATTGAACTCTTTTTGCTTTGCGAGCTGTTAGAAATTCCTGATGAACATTGGCAAAATGCGGTTGAGGCAATGCTTGGTCAACGCCGTTTCAATATTATTGTCGAACCTAAATATTATAGCCAAGCCCTTGATTTGCTCGATCAGTTACGCGAAAAAGAACGGATCTTTGATGTTGGTTTAGTTGATTTACAACAAGCTAGTGCTGAAGCTCGTCCAGCACGACCATTATCATTGGCGACCAAAGTCAAAGCCAAAACTGGCTTGATCGATAAATATATTGCGGCAATTTTAGGTGATATTATCACTTGTCAGCATGTGCAAGATTTGCGTCAGCATCGCCGCGCAATTACTGCTGAAGTGATGGTTTATCAAGAATGGACAGCGCGTTCAATTGATCCACGGAAATTTCAGCCTTGGTTTATTGGTGAACGCGCCCAACGTTCGCAGATTGAAAGCCGTCGTCAGCAATTAACCGAAATCCAAGCCGAATTGGCGATATTACGCCCAGAACAACAACGCCAACGCCAATATTATGATCAACTGGAAAAATTACAACAACTTTTATTAGGCTTAGATTCGTATTTTGAGGAAGAACTTGATTCAAGCGAATTACAAACGACACTGCTTGAATTGCAACGTGAACATGACAGCATTGATACTAGCGGCGTGGCGGCACTTGAAGCTGAAGTTAAACGTTTACAGATAATTTATGAACAATATACTTTGAATATTCGCCGTTTAGAGCGAATTATTGGTACACTCAATAATCAAATTACTCAGATCGAACAACACATTCAGCAGGATCAACATCAATTATTAAATGCTCAAAGCCTATTTGAGCATACGCAGCAACGTTATCCCGAGCAAATTGACGATGCGCTCAACGATTTTCAGCGCGAGAATAATGAACAATCTCAATTTAGCCGGTTGCAAGAAACCGCCGAGCAACAAGGTCGCGGCTATAATACCCGTTTCAATAATACCCAAGAACAATTACGCGAACAAGTTATTCTCTATAATCGCGATTTTCGAGCGCGTGAACTAGCTGATATCGAGCAAACGAGCTTCCAAGAAAAACGCGCTGAGCTGGAATCCACTAATTTACCGGATTTTGCACAGAAAATTGCTGAAGCCAAACATGAAACTGAAACTGAGCTACGCGAACATGTTCTGCATAAATTACGTGAAAATATTGGTCGCGCCAAAGATGAGCTTGATCGAATTAATGATGCTTTGCAAGGCTTAGATTTTAATGGCCAGCGTTATCATTTTCGCTATGAAATTGCCGATTCGTTGCGTGATTTTTATCAATTGATCGAGCAATCGGCTAATGTTACGAGCGAAATGATTCAGGATAGTGAATTTTATCAGCAGCACAAAGCCACATTTGATCGCTTCTTTCAATTATTAATTCAGCCTGGCCTAACCGACCAAGAAAAGCTTGAGCAAGCCCAAATTACCGATTATCGGCGCTACTTGAGCTACGATATTGATGTGATTGAGCGTGACGGCACCCGTTCACGTTTGAGCAAAATTATGGGCCAAACGTCTGGTGGCGAAACCCAAACTCCGTTTTATGTGACGATTGCAGCCTCGTTTGTGCAGCTTTATAAAATTAACGAGCGCAGCAAACGCTCAACCATTCGGATTGTAGCCTTCGATGAGGCCTTTTCCAAAATGGATCAAGATCGGATTGGCTCGACGCTTGATCTGTTTCATCATTTTGGTTTGCAAATTATCACGGCCACGCCGATTGAGCGTTGCGAATATTTAGTGCCCAAAATGTGTACAACCTTGGTGTTGACTGGCTTGAAAGATCGCCAACAGCGGGTTTTGGTCGAGCCATATCGCAATTATGCAGCTCGTTTAGAGGCGCTGAATGCTGAATCTGAACAAAACTAGCAATTCAATTTTGCAGCAATTGCTTGATCAACACGAACAACCTGAGCGTCAACGGGTCAATCGGGTGCAGATTAAAGCGGCCAAATTTTCGCGTTATTTTGATGATAAACAGATTGACGAACGTCAACAAACGAATAGCTACTTGGTTGAGCTAGCAAAAAATCAGATCATCAAGTTGCATTGGCGCAAATGGGATGAAGGCAATTGGCTTGAAGCAGTTGATTTGCTCGATGCGTCGGCGCTGTATCGTTTGCTGAAACGTCAACCCTTGGCTGAGCAACAACAGGCTTTGCGTACATTATTGGCTGAATATGTGTCAGCGCAGGGCTGGCTGGCTGATTGGTTGGTGTGGCTCGAACAGCAATTAATCCAACGGCGCTCGATCCAACCGCTTGATTTAACCGACCCCACTTGGAATCGTGATGTGTTACGGGCGATTTATGGCCTGACTCAACAAGAAATTCCAATTTTAGAGCGTTTATTTAGCGTAGGTTGGTTGGGCCAGAGCAAACGATTCAGTGAGCTAGAAGGCGCAGTTTTGCGAATTTTGCGCCAATTTGCGCCGCAAGCCAAGCAGTTTGGTGACGATGATCGGGCTTTGCTGCAAGCCTTTAATCTCGAAAAAGTGCCAGAATATGTGCTGCTTGCAGGCGATTTACATTTGGAATTGAATGGAAATCGGCTGGAATTAGGCGCATTTCGGCCAAGTTTGGGCTTGCCTAGCTCGATGTTGCGTCAAGCTCAGGTGCTGGATTCAGCCTGCGCTGAAATTATTACGATTGAAAATTTGACCAGCTTTCACAGCATGCTTGTTCGCCAACCACAGGCGTTGTTGATCTATACGGGTGGCTTTGCTAGCCCAAGCCTCTGTCAATTTTTGGGCAAACTAGCCCAAGCCTTGCCTGATTTAGCGTGGTATCACTGGGGCGATTACGATGTAGGTGGTTTGCGAATTTTGGCGCATCTACGCCAGCATGTTGCCCAAATTCGGCTGTGGCAGCCTGATCCAGCGATTTTTCAACGCATCGCCAATGCTACTCAACCCCTCAATCAAAAAGAACGCCAAAGCCTCACCGAACTCCAACAACACCCATTGCTCCGCGATTGCCAAGCCTTGATTGCGGCAATGCTGGCACAGAATATTAAACTTGAACAAGAGCAACTTGATCTTTTGGGGCACTAAAAATCCTTTGCCCAGCGAGGGGGACGCTGGGCAAAGGTGCGGCGGAAGGAGGTGTCTACGCCGTTGCTGGCTTAGCAGGAGGCGCGGTGGATTTGTTGCGCCCGTCCATGGGGTGCCAAGGCGCGGCAACAGCCAACGATCAAGGCCAGCGCATCCGGCGACGTTTCAGCCAATATCAACACGATAGCAATCGTGAAAAGGAGGGCATTGGCCTCGTACCGGTGGTTATAACAGGCTAGCTTCGTAAACTACCAAACTTGGTATCAATCGCGATCAAAGCATCAAGCCTCAGAGCGAACCGAATGAGTAATGAACCAACTTCAGGTTTGCGAACCAGTTGAAGGCATGGCGAATACTCTGTTCAGGCATTGCGACGGTACGCTGTTCGAGCTTTTCTGGTTATTCAGGGGCAGCAACGGCCTAGCATTGACTGCTTTGCTGAATAAACTCAGATGCGATGCTTTTAATGTGCTTGCCTTCGGAATGAAGGAATTTGCTGAAGCTAGTTGGCGAATTCATCATCGTTCGTTGAGAAGAATTCCTCAAACGATTGTGTCCAGCAGTGATGATGCTTCACTTGGCCTCGTTTGTTTATGGGTTTAGAATACAGGTATTTACCCATAATCAACGAAATAGTTTCGCTACGATACGTTGCGAGTCCTTCACCTTGGTTAAGCTGGTAGCCGCACACTCCACTCGGCTAATTGCTGCTCTGGTTGCTGCTGCCAAATCAGCAAGCCATCTTGAGCCAAACCATT harbors:
- a CDS encoding DUF2220 domain-containing protein — translated: MLNLNKTSNSILQQLLDQHEQPERQRVNRVQIKAAKFSRYFDDKQIDERQQTNSYLVELAKNQIIKLHWRKWDEGNWLEAVDLLDASALYRLLKRQPLAEQQQALRTLLAEYVSAQGWLADWLVWLEQQLIQRRSIQPLDLTDPTWNRDVLRAIYGLTQQEIPILERLFSVGWLGQSKRFSELEGAVLRILRQFAPQAKQFGDDDRALLQAFNLEKVPEYVLLAGDLHLELNGNRLELGAFRPSLGLPSSMLRQAQVLDSACAEIITIENLTSFHSMLVRQPQALLIYTGGFASPSLCQFLGKLAQALPDLAWYHWGDYDVGGLRILAHLRQHVAQIRLWQPDPAIFQRIANATQPLNQKERQSLTELQQHPLLRDCQALIAAMLAQNIKLEQEQLDLLGH